Proteins encoded by one window of Chondromyces crocatus:
- a CDS encoding alpha/beta fold hydrolase, with product MQTARIGDLDIHYQVFGEGEPVLLIMGLGTRGDSWTPMAQALAGSGYQAIQFDNRDIGWSSLVEHPQYEIADMAEDALGLLDHLGLDQVHLVGISMGGMIAQQLLTTHPARFRKAVLLATWAGGRDVVASPPELLAPALTPGLDHDTAQRRLLTAIAAPGFIDAHPELLAMVLEASRKRPASPAAVARQLAAVLRWSSWDKLPEVTTPTLVIHGDHDPLIPLANGQRIAERIPGARLLVLPGVGHLVPMEAPRETFTAIQRFLAEA from the coding sequence ATGCAGACCGCGCGCATCGGCGACCTCGACATCCACTACCAGGTCTTCGGAGAGGGAGAGCCCGTGCTCCTGATCATGGGCCTCGGCACCCGGGGCGACAGCTGGACGCCGATGGCCCAGGCGCTCGCCGGCTCGGGCTACCAGGCCATCCAGTTCGACAACCGCGACATCGGCTGGTCCAGCCTCGTCGAGCACCCCCAGTACGAGATCGCCGACATGGCCGAGGACGCCCTCGGCCTCCTCGATCACCTCGGTCTCGACCAGGTCCACCTCGTCGGCATCTCCATGGGCGGCATGATCGCCCAGCAGCTCCTCACCACCCACCCGGCGCGCTTCCGCAAGGCCGTGCTCCTCGCCACCTGGGCTGGCGGGCGCGACGTCGTCGCCTCCCCGCCGGAGCTCCTCGCGCCGGCCCTCACGCCAGGCCTGGATCACGACACCGCGCAGCGCCGCCTGCTCACCGCCATCGCCGCGCCCGGCTTCATCGACGCGCACCCGGAGCTGCTCGCCATGGTCCTCGAAGCCTCGCGCAAGCGCCCCGCCTCACCCGCGGCCGTCGCTCGCCAGCTCGCCGCCGTGCTGCGCTGGTCGTCCTGGGACAAGCTCCCCGAGGTCACCACCCCCACGCTGGTGATCCACGGCGACCACGATCCGCTCATCCCCCTCGCCAACGGTCAGCGCATCGCCGAGCGCATCCCGGGCGCCCGGCTCCTCGTCCTGCCTGGCGTCGGTCACCTCGTCCCGATGGAGGCCCCCCGCGAGACCTTCACCGCCATCCAGCGCTTCCTCGCCGAAGCGTGA
- the dut gene encoding dUTP diphosphatase has protein sequence MQVKIPYMRVGAVEVPVPAYQSAGAVGLDLCAAIEAPITLSPGERRLVPTGYAVAIPRGYEGQVRPRSGLALKHGVTVLNAPGTIDPDYRGELKVLLINHGEAPFSVARGERIAQLVICPVGIADLVAVDTLDATARGGGGYGSTGV, from the coding sequence ATGCAGGTGAAGATTCCGTACATGCGGGTGGGCGCCGTCGAGGTGCCCGTCCCGGCGTACCAGTCGGCGGGGGCGGTCGGGCTCGATCTCTGCGCGGCGATCGAGGCGCCGATCACCCTGTCGCCTGGCGAACGGCGGCTCGTCCCGACGGGGTACGCCGTGGCGATCCCGCGAGGGTACGAGGGCCAGGTGAGGCCGCGCTCGGGGCTCGCGCTGAAGCACGGCGTGACGGTGCTGAACGCGCCGGGCACCATCGATCCCGACTACCGGGGCGAGCTGAAGGTGCTGCTGATCAACCACGGAGAGGCGCCGTTCTCGGTGGCCCGTGGGGAGCGGATCGCGCAGCTCGTGATCTGCCCGGTGGGCATCGCCGACCTCGTGGCGGTGGACACGCTCGACGCGACGGCGCGCGGCGGCGGTGGTTACGGGTCGACGGGCGTCTGA
- a CDS encoding glycoside hydrolase family 1 protein — MREVLEFPEHFLFGTATAATQIEGHCEDTDWAAFAREPGRIRGGDTPAVACDHLHRFREDVAIQQQLGLGAHRLSLEWARLEPGEGDFDPAAWDHYREVLGAHRDAGITPMVTLHHFTIPRWLAARGGLANPELPRLLSRFAAHAVEALGDLCTLWITINEPNVVASHGHLLGVWPPAHHAPIEAFRVLQNLLAAHDAMYRAMHDTASQRGHDLAAGVAHHLRIIEPDDTGRVADRAWTALYEWLFNGWFAGAVCERKTHDFFGLNYYSRDLVRFAPERFREAFLERNVRAGAEVNDLGWEIYPEGLGQLLDLWAPRAGVPVYITENGLPDDDDDQRPRFLVRHLAEVARALQRGLDVRGYMHWSLLDNFEWAEGYAPRFGLVHVDYETQTRTPRPSAALYARIARERRIDDATWAAIGA; from the coding sequence ATGCGCGAGGTGCTGGAGTTCCCTGAACATTTCTTGTTCGGCACGGCCACGGCCGCCACCCAGATCGAGGGACACTGCGAAGACACCGACTGGGCTGCATTTGCCCGAGAGCCTGGCCGGATCCGGGGCGGCGACACCCCGGCCGTGGCGTGCGATCACCTCCATCGTTTCCGTGAGGATGTCGCGATCCAGCAGCAGCTCGGCCTCGGCGCCCACCGCCTCTCCCTCGAGTGGGCACGCCTCGAGCCCGGCGAAGGCGACTTCGATCCGGCCGCTTGGGATCATTACCGTGAGGTCCTCGGGGCCCACCGCGATGCCGGGATCACGCCCATGGTCACCTTGCATCACTTCACCATCCCCCGGTGGCTCGCTGCGCGCGGCGGCCTCGCGAACCCCGAGCTACCGCGCCTCCTCTCTCGCTTCGCCGCCCACGCCGTCGAGGCCCTCGGCGATCTCTGCACCCTCTGGATCACCATCAACGAGCCCAACGTCGTCGCCAGCCATGGCCACCTCCTCGGCGTCTGGCCGCCCGCGCACCACGCCCCGATCGAAGCCTTCCGCGTCCTCCAGAACCTCCTCGCCGCGCACGACGCCATGTACCGCGCGATGCACGACACCGCCTCTCAGCGAGGCCACGACCTCGCCGCTGGCGTCGCCCACCACCTCCGCATCATCGAGCCCGACGACACCGGCCGCGTCGCCGATCGCGCCTGGACCGCCCTCTACGAATGGCTCTTCAACGGCTGGTTCGCCGGCGCCGTCTGCGAGCGAAAGACCCACGACTTCTTCGGCCTCAACTACTACAGCCGCGACCTCGTCCGCTTCGCCCCCGAGCGCTTCCGCGAAGCCTTCCTCGAGCGCAACGTCCGCGCCGGCGCCGAGGTGAACGATCTCGGCTGGGAGATCTACCCCGAAGGCCTCGGCCAGCTCCTCGATCTCTGGGCTCCTCGCGCCGGCGTCCCCGTCTACATCACCGAGAACGGCCTCCCCGACGACGACGACGACCAGCGCCCTCGCTTCCTCGTGCGCCACCTCGCCGAGGTCGCCCGCGCCCTCCAGCGCGGTCTCGACGTCCGCGGCTACATGCACTGGTCGCTCCTCGACAACTTCGAGTGGGCCGAGGGCTACGCGCCCCGCTTCGGGCTCGTCCACGTCGATTACGAGACGCAGACCCGCACGCCCCGGCCGAGCGCCGCGCTCTACGCCCGCATCGCCCGCGAGCGCCGCATCGACGACGCGACGTGGGCAGCGATCGGCGCATAG
- a CDS encoding M50 family metallopeptidase, whose protein sequence is MRAVLSFRFFGIPVEIQPWFWITAFIINWSLLNRGGYSAAFQVGLMLVWLAVVFVSVLVHELGHAFAIRRHRIEPEITLHGLGGATTWRTVLPLGRLDHIFISLAGPFAGFALGGVVYLVKTFTPATVALPDLALFAIDSLLWVNIAWGIFNLIPVLPFDGGHVLEHALGPKRTRLAAGISFLVAGSLTLLSVVYRQYWIAFLFGMSAVQSYQRFRAEADVTAVDLERARQAPREDAIPGELLSLIRRGRRALADDHLDEAAALAAEILARETVPRPAARQAHEIMAWVRLLGDDPKTAQVSVVQARRYGDVDPALEAGVARALGESRVARRILEEARMAGDDRKEVVGPLIQLLLEQGEVNRAAANALDIVESLSEEDARKMAEIAFDEGSFEWSARLYEAVFRRNGASEDAYDAARASAKSGNADQALELLKKAVEAGFSDRTRAWSDSALESLRSNERLDTVFPRH, encoded by the coding sequence ATGAGAGCTGTGCTGAGCTTCCGGTTCTTCGGTATCCCGGTGGAGATCCAGCCCTGGTTCTGGATCACCGCGTTCATCATCAACTGGAGTCTCCTCAACCGAGGGGGGTATTCCGCCGCTTTCCAGGTTGGCTTGATGCTGGTCTGGCTCGCCGTCGTGTTCGTCTCCGTGCTGGTCCACGAGCTCGGCCACGCCTTCGCGATCCGACGCCACAGGATCGAGCCCGAGATCACCTTGCACGGCCTCGGCGGCGCGACGACGTGGCGCACCGTCCTTCCGCTGGGACGGCTCGATCACATCTTCATCAGCCTGGCGGGGCCGTTCGCGGGCTTCGCGCTGGGTGGCGTCGTCTACCTCGTGAAGACGTTCACGCCGGCCACGGTCGCGCTGCCGGATCTCGCGCTCTTCGCCATCGACAGCTTGCTGTGGGTGAACATCGCGTGGGGCATCTTCAACCTCATCCCGGTGCTGCCGTTCGATGGTGGGCACGTCCTCGAGCACGCGCTCGGCCCGAAGCGGACACGGCTGGCGGCGGGCATCTCCTTCCTCGTCGCGGGCTCGTTGACGCTGCTCAGCGTGGTGTACCGCCAGTACTGGATCGCGTTCCTGTTCGGCATGTCGGCGGTCCAGAGCTACCAGCGCTTCCGCGCCGAAGCGGATGTGACGGCGGTGGATCTGGAGCGAGCGCGGCAGGCCCCGCGGGAAGACGCCATCCCTGGCGAGCTGCTCTCCTTGATCCGCCGAGGCCGCCGCGCCCTCGCGGACGATCACCTGGATGAAGCGGCGGCGCTCGCGGCGGAGATCCTGGCGCGGGAGACGGTGCCCCGACCGGCGGCGCGTCAGGCGCACGAGATCATGGCGTGGGTGCGACTGCTCGGGGACGACCCGAAGACCGCGCAGGTGTCGGTGGTGCAGGCGCGGCGGTACGGCGACGTGGATCCGGCGCTGGAGGCGGGGGTCGCGCGGGCGCTCGGAGAGAGCCGGGTCGCGCGACGCATCCTCGAAGAGGCGCGGATGGCCGGCGACGACCGGAAGGAGGTCGTGGGCCCGCTGATCCAGCTCCTCCTCGAACAGGGCGAGGTGAACCGCGCGGCAGCGAACGCGCTGGACATCGTGGAGTCGCTCTCGGAAGAGGACGCACGGAAGATGGCGGAGATCGCCTTCGACGAGGGCTCGTTCGAGTGGTCGGCGCGGCTGTACGAGGCCGTGTTCCGGCGCAACGGCGCGAGCGAAGACGCCTACGATGCGGCGCGGGCCAGCGCGAAGAGTGGCAACGCGGACCAGGCGCTGGAGCTCCTGAAGAAGGCGGTGGAGGCGGGCTTCTCGGACCGCACGCGGGCCTGGTCGGACTCGGCGCTGGAGTCGCTGCGCAGCAACGAGCGGCTGGACACCGTGTTCCCGCGGCACTGA
- a CDS encoding GAF domain-containing protein produces MIQSRTAGAPYVTEITMAILDDPQRLNRLDPAITRLDADAILDACVEEAARLAEAPIALVSLVMRHVQLFRAHRGLPPELALSCATSRRNSFCQFVVRDERPLVVEDTTIDSWVPQDLVERYGIRAYAGVPVRVDGQPIGTLCVIDITPRRFSPAVMNALEVLGTRVAARLSELVGDEPAEGPPAAPQERLRLLRRMARLLEGALQALGPPLEQARAAELSDTPTLDPAIRSDLSAAVLCYEDLAVAARELSTEATRLSRGAPDPRVETLLMEARSLTRELDEAGPMVRLAQGALSDRVGLEAAAKAVSVTRQALDFHANALAAAQRLLKAADAVDAAWTEVLTPAGEVAP; encoded by the coding sequence ATGATCCAGTCTCGGACGGCAGGAGCGCCGTACGTAACCGAGATCACTATGGCCATTCTCGACGACCCTCAGCGGCTGAACCGATTGGATCCTGCGATCACCCGCCTCGACGCGGACGCAATCCTCGATGCATGCGTCGAGGAAGCCGCGCGTCTGGCAGAAGCGCCGATCGCGCTGGTGAGCCTGGTGATGCGGCACGTGCAGCTGTTCCGGGCGCATCGCGGGCTGCCGCCCGAGCTTGCGCTGAGCTGCGCGACGTCGCGGCGAAACTCGTTCTGTCAGTTCGTGGTGCGCGACGAGCGCCCGCTCGTGGTCGAGGACACGACGATCGACTCGTGGGTGCCTCAGGATCTGGTGGAACGCTACGGCATCCGTGCGTACGCGGGCGTACCCGTGCGGGTGGATGGGCAGCCCATCGGGACGCTGTGCGTGATCGACATCACGCCGCGGCGGTTCTCTCCGGCGGTGATGAACGCGCTGGAGGTGCTCGGGACGCGCGTTGCGGCGCGGCTCTCCGAGCTGGTGGGGGATGAGCCCGCCGAGGGGCCGCCAGCGGCGCCGCAAGAGCGGCTGCGGCTCCTGCGCCGGATGGCGCGGCTGCTGGAAGGGGCGCTCCAGGCGCTCGGGCCGCCGCTCGAACAGGCGCGCGCGGCGGAGCTGTCGGACACGCCGACGCTCGACCCGGCGATCCGCTCCGATCTGTCGGCGGCGGTGCTGTGTTACGAGGATCTCGCGGTGGCAGCGCGGGAGCTGTCGACCGAAGCGACACGGCTGTCGCGCGGGGCGCCGGATCCGCGGGTGGAGACGCTGCTGATGGAGGCCAGGTCGCTGACGCGCGAGCTGGACGAGGCCGGGCCGATGGTGAGGCTGGCGCAGGGGGCGCTCTCCGATCGGGTGGGCCTGGAGGCGGCCGCAAAGGCGGTGTCGGTGACGCGACAAGCGCTCGACTTCCACGCGAACGCGCTGGCTGCGGCGCAACGGCTGCTCAAGGCGGCCGACGCGGTGGACGCCGCATGGACCGAAGTGCTCACGCCCGCGGGGGAGGTCGCGCCGTGA
- a CDS encoding AAA family ATPase codes for MNRAVRLVELTVSNVGVLVGSVTLGPFVEGINIIHGGNEAGKSTLVEALRIGLFERHGTRHQGIVALQPHGTRLAPEVEITLTIDGEQLRIHKRFLEKPMSTLWLGDGTMLCNREADEELLRRLEGRLPKKGAVSREDMGVWGLLWVTQDETAHADPGATLGEDVRGALADAVGRQVGLLTGGKEGERIRSRVQGEVARFYTQKRVEPTGILRDAHLARQKAEERLTFIEQSLRENEAQRERWTREAARLESLEFSLPTLRDELETARQTAQALHQHEARLTTARAEQATAEARRDARQREVEERKGLVDTIEQLSCDTREERSRLEAMVQLHAEREREGEVAEAALTAIEAQLEAQRAEREATHPLLARAYALDQVARTATDLARAEMLEAESAEVKQALERDALDGRQYDALVSLREQCVVLRSRLEAEGTRVLVPTAAAGETTTGGEGDAGTEESAGVPTTVWLPMPGAVLSVPGIGEAQIDPARPGLALACGRARETQARLREALRSAGPKDLQTARERRAARAVAEEDIWVQRARLAEVAPEGLEVLVREAAAFAERWAHAQGRLAEAERFRSALDRLLTKLGDQPIDDTTVDALRRLSHDVDVADAAWSAVGTQVTVRALDDLTVDLGDGTPATWLAAGQVSPWQIVRPTTMTIGNAELHLVPRGEDLVKAEARLEHARQALGTALQERSLESLAHAEELARARAETESARVRLEQRLGDAAPEGLDVLRKEVARLAAETSDLKSRVQVAREASARVTALEIKLDSNRMTEEAIHRLEALAEEFARCEHEVSVLAARVRWLTGPYAGQERPIAERGPLCAGPTDAENPAHGWEIIPGELTEASHLAQLERTLDDALERANACDLDDARSRWTHGLSLAERQEQLATELERLAPAGLAALRERHGAVLDALGDGPTETDIPSATALQALLEGLTTRIDALERERLPLQEALARHDAARRDDERALSELRVRESSLRHQLDMAQSRLGSAREVASDAALSERLDDAQRVLATADEALAVATTALADAAPELHRDEVARAEGALRAQEAAARTLRDSVVHLETLLDRAALDGHFEALGDARAEHAAAIEIHHRLEREARAARLLADLVEEAYAEAQRRYLTPVVNEVARYLVHLRPGTEIRMTQDLRLDKVTRRGIQEDFDQLSGGTREQLSVIVRIALARVFARDRRPLPLLLDDTLGWTDDTRFLTMVKILRDAAKELQVLILTCHGARFERLMPDYCADLDDLKRDAGMSVS; via the coding sequence GCTGGGCGACGGCACCATGCTCTGCAACCGCGAAGCGGACGAAGAGCTCCTCCGACGCCTCGAAGGGCGCTTGCCGAAGAAGGGCGCGGTGAGTCGCGAAGACATGGGGGTCTGGGGTCTCCTCTGGGTGACCCAGGACGAAACGGCCCACGCCGATCCCGGCGCGACGCTGGGTGAGGATGTCCGAGGGGCGCTGGCCGACGCTGTGGGGCGTCAGGTCGGGCTGCTGACGGGAGGAAAGGAAGGAGAGCGCATTCGCTCTCGGGTGCAGGGAGAAGTGGCGAGGTTCTACACGCAGAAGCGCGTGGAACCCACGGGGATACTCCGGGACGCCCATCTCGCACGGCAGAAGGCGGAGGAACGGCTGACCTTCATCGAACAGTCCCTCCGGGAGAACGAGGCGCAACGCGAGCGCTGGACGAGGGAGGCAGCGCGGCTCGAGAGCCTGGAGTTCAGCTTGCCCACCCTGCGTGACGAGCTGGAGACGGCGCGGCAAACGGCGCAAGCGCTGCACCAGCACGAGGCGCGGCTGACGACGGCACGGGCCGAGCAGGCCACCGCAGAAGCCAGGAGGGATGCGCGCCAGCGCGAGGTGGAGGAGCGAAAGGGCCTCGTGGACACCATCGAGCAGCTCTCCTGTGACACCAGGGAGGAGCGCTCGCGGCTGGAAGCGATGGTGCAGCTCCATGCCGAGCGCGAGCGCGAAGGCGAGGTGGCGGAGGCGGCCCTCACGGCCATCGAGGCGCAACTCGAAGCGCAGCGCGCGGAGCGCGAGGCCACCCATCCGCTGCTCGCTCGTGCTTATGCGCTCGATCAGGTGGCGCGTACGGCCACCGATCTGGCGCGGGCCGAGATGCTGGAGGCGGAGAGCGCAGAGGTGAAGCAGGCGCTTGAACGCGATGCGCTCGACGGACGGCAGTACGATGCACTGGTCTCGCTGCGGGAGCAGTGCGTGGTCCTTCGTTCCCGGCTGGAGGCCGAAGGGACGCGGGTCCTGGTGCCGACCGCGGCAGCCGGTGAGACGACGACCGGTGGGGAAGGGGATGCCGGCACCGAGGAGAGCGCCGGCGTGCCGACCACCGTCTGGCTCCCCATGCCGGGTGCGGTCCTGTCCGTGCCTGGGATCGGCGAGGCGCAGATCGATCCTGCCCGGCCTGGTCTCGCGCTGGCCTGTGGGCGCGCGCGGGAGACGCAAGCGCGCTTGCGGGAGGCGCTGCGCAGCGCAGGACCGAAGGATCTCCAGACGGCCCGGGAGCGCCGGGCGGCGCGCGCGGTGGCCGAGGAGGACATCTGGGTGCAGCGGGCCCGCCTCGCGGAGGTGGCCCCCGAGGGGCTGGAGGTGCTCGTGCGCGAAGCCGCGGCGTTCGCGGAACGGTGGGCGCATGCGCAGGGGCGCCTGGCCGAGGCGGAGCGGTTCCGGAGCGCGCTGGATCGCTTGCTGACGAAGCTCGGCGATCAACCCATCGACGACACGACGGTCGATGCGCTGCGGAGGTTGTCCCACGACGTGGATGTCGCCGACGCCGCCTGGTCGGCCGTGGGCACGCAGGTCACCGTGCGGGCGCTGGACGATCTCACCGTCGATCTCGGCGACGGCACGCCAGCGACGTGGCTCGCCGCGGGGCAGGTGTCCCCGTGGCAGATCGTCCGGCCGACGACGATGACGATCGGCAACGCCGAGCTGCACCTCGTTCCTCGCGGAGAGGATCTGGTGAAGGCCGAAGCGCGCCTGGAACACGCCCGGCAGGCCCTGGGCACGGCGCTGCAGGAGCGGAGCCTCGAAAGCCTCGCCCACGCGGAGGAGCTGGCCCGGGCCCGCGCGGAGACCGAGAGCGCACGGGTGCGGCTGGAGCAGCGCCTCGGCGATGCGGCACCCGAGGGCCTGGATGTCCTTCGCAAGGAGGTTGCGCGGCTCGCCGCGGAGACCTCGGACCTGAAGTCGCGCGTCCAGGTGGCGCGGGAGGCCTCGGCGAGGGTGACTGCGCTGGAGATCAAGCTCGACTCCAACCGCATGACCGAGGAAGCCATCCACCGCCTCGAAGCCCTCGCCGAGGAGTTCGCCAGGTGCGAGCACGAGGTGAGCGTGCTTGCGGCGAGGGTTCGCTGGCTGACGGGGCCGTACGCGGGGCAAGAGCGACCGATCGCGGAGCGCGGCCCCCTCTGCGCGGGACCGACCGATGCCGAGAACCCGGCGCACGGCTGGGAGATCATCCCTGGCGAGCTGACCGAAGCGTCGCATCTCGCCCAGCTCGAGCGCACCCTCGACGACGCCCTGGAGCGCGCGAACGCGTGCGACCTCGACGACGCGCGGTCCCGCTGGACGCACGGCCTCTCGCTGGCGGAGCGGCAGGAGCAGCTCGCCACCGAGCTCGAACGGCTCGCGCCCGCGGGTCTCGCCGCTCTGCGGGAGCGACACGGCGCGGTGCTCGATGCGCTCGGCGATGGCCCCACGGAGACGGACATTCCCTCGGCCACCGCGCTCCAGGCCCTTCTGGAGGGGCTGACCACCCGCATCGACGCCCTGGAGCGCGAACGCCTCCCGCTCCAGGAAGCCCTCGCTCGCCACGATGCAGCCCGTCGGGACGATGAGCGAGCCCTGTCGGAGCTACGGGTGCGCGAGAGCAGCCTCCGCCATCAGCTCGACATGGCCCAGAGCCGCCTCGGGTCGGCGCGCGAGGTCGCGTCGGACGCCGCCCTTTCGGAGCGACTCGACGACGCGCAGCGCGTGCTCGCCACCGCCGACGAGGCGCTCGCGGTGGCGACCACCGCGCTGGCCGACGCCGCCCCCGAGCTCCACCGCGACGAGGTCGCTCGTGCCGAGGGCGCCTTGCGTGCCCAGGAGGCCGCGGCGCGCACCCTCCGGGACAGCGTCGTCCATCTCGAGACCCTCCTCGACCGTGCCGCCCTCGATGGGCACTTCGAGGCCCTCGGCGACGCCCGTGCCGAGCACGCCGCCGCCATCGAGATCCACCATCGGCTCGAACGCGAGGCCCGCGCCGCCCGCCTTCTCGCCGACCTGGTCGAAGAGGCGTACGCCGAGGCCCAGCGCCGCTACCTCACGCCCGTCGTCAACGAGGTCGCTCGTTACCTCGTCCACCTCCGCCCGGGCACCGAGATCAGGATGACCCAGGACCTCCGCCTCGACAAAGTCACCCGGCGCGGCATCCAGGAGGACTTCGACCAGCTCTCCGGCGGCACCCGCGAGCAGCTCTCCGTCATCGTCCGCATCGCGCTCGCCCGGGTCTTCGCGCGTGATCGTCGCCCCTTGCCGCTCCTGCTCGACGACACCCTCGGCTGGACCGACGACACCCGCTTCCTGACCATGGTCAAGATCCTCCGCGACGCCGCGAAGGAGCTGCAGGTCCTCATCCTCACGTGCCACGGCGCACGCTTCGAGCGCTTGATGCCCGACTACTGCGCCGACCTCGACGACCTCAAGCGGGACGCGGGCATGAGCGTCTCCTGA
- a CDS encoding SGNH/GDSL hydrolase family protein, giving the protein MVKVHPIGRLWQIGACILGVSCGSTPPASAPSSAGAAAGQNATEHRDAAPLSVRPAAASSAPGESSGQTGEVSSTGKANATSAQASVERAPPPPIPPRTAVLHIGDSFTLAGFAQALKPRMKALGVRYEVKAEQSSYTVTWAPKMELLVANTQPDLVIISLGANEVANTDPPAHGPAIRRLVQSIGKRPCVWVAPPLWRKDTGIIDVIRENSAPCRFFDSDSLVKGPIPRQSDKIHPNEEGGALWAEAFWQWLETERARAGEVDAAGVSAGGASGEGRSPWALRAGPVEEHRARPVSGGSAAVGRL; this is encoded by the coding sequence ATGGTGAAGGTGCATCCGATCGGGCGGCTCTGGCAGATCGGAGCCTGTATCCTGGGGGTTTCGTGCGGATCGACGCCGCCCGCGAGCGCGCCTTCGTCCGCCGGAGCGGCGGCGGGGCAGAACGCCACGGAGCACCGCGATGCCGCACCTCTCTCCGTCCGGCCGGCCGCTGCTTCCTCCGCCCCGGGTGAGTCTTCCGGGCAAACTGGAGAAGTTTCCAGCACTGGCAAGGCGAACGCGACGTCCGCCCAGGCGTCCGTCGAGCGTGCGCCGCCGCCTCCGATCCCTCCGAGGACGGCCGTGCTGCACATCGGTGACTCGTTCACGCTGGCCGGGTTCGCGCAAGCGCTGAAGCCGCGGATGAAGGCGCTCGGGGTGCGCTACGAGGTGAAGGCGGAGCAGAGTTCGTACACGGTGACGTGGGCGCCGAAGATGGAGCTGCTGGTGGCCAACACGCAGCCCGATCTGGTGATCATCAGTCTGGGCGCGAACGAGGTGGCGAACACGGATCCTCCTGCCCACGGGCCTGCCATCCGGCGTCTGGTGCAGAGCATCGGGAAGCGGCCTTGTGTGTGGGTGGCGCCACCGCTGTGGCGAAAGGACACGGGGATCATCGATGTGATCCGGGAGAACTCGGCGCCATGTCGGTTCTTCGATTCGGACTCGCTGGTGAAGGGGCCGATCCCGCGGCAGTCGGACAAGATCCATCCGAACGAGGAGGGGGGCGCGCTGTGGGCCGAGGCGTTCTGGCAATGGCTGGAGACGGAGCGGGCGCGGGCAGGTGAGGTGGATGCGGCAGGGGTGTCGGCGGGGGGAGCTTCCGGGGAAGGGCGGAGTCCCTGGGCGCTGCGGGCAGGGCCGGTGGAGGAGCATCGGGCGCGGCCGGTTTCGGGGGGGAGTGCTGCGGTGGGGCGGTTGTAG